From the genome of Glycine max cultivar Williams 82 chromosome 2, Glycine_max_v4.0, whole genome shotgun sequence, one region includes:
- the LOC100809985 gene encoding gibberellin 20 oxidase 1-like, protein MGEVDTAFIQEPEHRPKLSPNQAEGIPIIDLSPITNHAVSDPSAIENLVKEIESACKEWGFFQVTNHGVPLTLRQNIEKASRLFFEQTQEEKKKVSRDEKSTTGYYDTEHTKNVRDWKEVFDFLAKDPTFIPVTSDEHDDRVTHWTNVSPEYPPNFRDIMEEYIQEVEKLSFKLLELIALSLGLEAKRFEEFFMKDQTSFIRLNHYPPCPYPHLALGVGRHKDGGALTVLAQDEVGGLEVKRKADQEWIRVKPTPDAYIINVGDLIQVWSNDAYESVEHRVMVNSEKERFSIPFFFNPAHDIEVKPLEELTNEHNPSKYRPYKWGKFLVHRKGSNFKKQNVENIQIYHYKIT, encoded by the exons ATGGGAGAGGTAGACACAGCTTTCATCCAAGAACCAGAACACAGGCCAAAGCTCTCTCCCAACCAAGCAGAAGGAATTCCCATAATTGACCTCTCTCCAATAACCAACCACGCAGTTTCAGATCCATCTGCCATTGAAAACTTAGTGAAGGAGATAGAAAGTGCATGCAAGGAGTGGGGTTTCTTCCAAGTAACCAACCATGGGGTGCCCCTCACTCTAAGGCAAAACATTGAGAAAGCCTCAAGACTGTTCTTTGAACAGACTcaggaggagaagaagaaggttagCAGAGACGAGAAATCCACAACTGGTTACTATGACACAGAACACACCAAGAACGTTAGGGACTGGAAAGAAGTGTTTGATTTTCTAGCCAAAGATCCCACTTTTATTCCTGTCACTTCTGATGAACATGATGATCGAGTCACTCACTGGACTAATGTATCCCCTGAATACCCTCCAAACTTTAG GGATATAATGGAAGAGTATATTCAAGAGGTGGAAAAGCTGTCCTTTAAGCTCTTGGAGCTTATAGCTCTGAGCTTAGGCCTTGAGGCAAAGAGGTTTGAAGAGTTTTTCATGAAAGATCAAACGAGCTTTATTCGACTCAACCACTATCCTCCATGCCCTTACCCTCACCTTGCTCTTGGTGTTGGCCGACACAAGGATGGTGGAGCCTTAACCGTTCTTGCACAAGATGAGGTTGGAGGACTTGAAGTGAAACGCAAAGCAGATCAAGAGTGGATAAGAGTGAAACCTACACCAGATGCTTATATAATCAACGTTGGTGATCTTATTCAG GTTTGGAGCAATGATGCCTATGAGAGTGTGGAACACAGAGTGATGGTTAACTCTGAGAAAGAAAGGTTTTCTATTCCGTTTTTCTTCAACCCTGCACATGACATAGAAGTCAAGCCTTTGGAGGAGTTGACAAATGAACACAATCCTTCAAAATATAGGCCATACAAATGGGGCAAGTTTCTTGTTCACAGAAAGGGAAGCAATTTCAAGAAACAGAATGTGGAAAACATTCAGATTTATCATTATAAGATAACCTAA
- the LOC100809985 gene encoding gibberellin 20 oxidase 1-like isoform X1 — protein sequence MGEVDTAFIQEPEHRPKLSPNQAEGIPIIDLSPITNHAVSDPSAIENLVKEIESACKEWGFFQVTNHGVPLTLRQNIEKASRLFFEQTQEEKKKVSRDEKSTTGYYDTEHTKNVRDWKEVFDFLAKDPTFIPVTSDEHDDRVTHWTNVSPEYPPNFRDIMEEYIQEVEKLSFKLLELIALSLGLEAKRFEEFFMKDQTSFIRLNHYPPCPYPHLALGVGRHKDGGALTVLAQDEVGGLEVKRKADQEWIRVKPTPDAYIINVGDLIQLFMKVWSNDAYESVEHRVMVNSEKERFSIPFFFNPAHDIEVKPLEELTNEHNPSKYRPYKWGKFLVHRKGSNFKKQNVENIQIYHYKIT from the exons ATGGGAGAGGTAGACACAGCTTTCATCCAAGAACCAGAACACAGGCCAAAGCTCTCTCCCAACCAAGCAGAAGGAATTCCCATAATTGACCTCTCTCCAATAACCAACCACGCAGTTTCAGATCCATCTGCCATTGAAAACTTAGTGAAGGAGATAGAAAGTGCATGCAAGGAGTGGGGTTTCTTCCAAGTAACCAACCATGGGGTGCCCCTCACTCTAAGGCAAAACATTGAGAAAGCCTCAAGACTGTTCTTTGAACAGACTcaggaggagaagaagaaggttagCAGAGACGAGAAATCCACAACTGGTTACTATGACACAGAACACACCAAGAACGTTAGGGACTGGAAAGAAGTGTTTGATTTTCTAGCCAAAGATCCCACTTTTATTCCTGTCACTTCTGATGAACATGATGATCGAGTCACTCACTGGACTAATGTATCCCCTGAATACCCTCCAAACTTTAG GGATATAATGGAAGAGTATATTCAAGAGGTGGAAAAGCTGTCCTTTAAGCTCTTGGAGCTTATAGCTCTGAGCTTAGGCCTTGAGGCAAAGAGGTTTGAAGAGTTTTTCATGAAAGATCAAACGAGCTTTATTCGACTCAACCACTATCCTCCATGCCCTTACCCTCACCTTGCTCTTGGTGTTGGCCGACACAAGGATGGTGGAGCCTTAACCGTTCTTGCACAAGATGAGGTTGGAGGACTTGAAGTGAAACGCAAAGCAGATCAAGAGTGGATAAGAGTGAAACCTACACCAGATGCTTATATAATCAACGTTGGTGATCTTATTCAG TTGTTTATGAAGGTTTGGAGCAATGATGCCTATGAGAGTGTGGAACACAGAGTGATGGTTAACTCTGAGAAAGAAAGGTTTTCTATTCCGTTTTTCTTCAACCCTGCACATGACATAGAAGTCAAGCCTTTGGAGGAGTTGACAAATGAACACAATCCTTCAAAATATAGGCCATACAAATGGGGCAAGTTTCTTGTTCACAGAAAGGGAAGCAATTTCAAGAAACAGAATGTGGAAAACATTCAGATTTATCATTATAAGATAACCTAA
- the LOC100810518 gene encoding protein DMR6-LIKE OXYGENASE 1 gives MGEVDPAFIQDLEHRPKLSIIQAEGIPIIDLSPISNHTVSDPSSIENLVKQIGSACKEWGFFQVTNHGVPLTLRQNIEKASRLFFAQNLEEKRKVSRDESSPNGYYDTEHTKNIRDWKEVFDFQAKDPTFIPVTFDEHDDRVTHWTNHSPQYPPNFRDIIEEYVQEVEKLSFKLLEIIALSLGLEAKRFEEFFIKDQTSFIRLNHYPPCPSPHLALGVGRHKDIGALTILAQDDVGGLEVKRKADQEWIRVKPTPGAYIINVGDLIQVWSNDLYESVEHRAMVNSEKERFSIPFFLFPAHYTEVKPLEELTNDQNPAKYRPYNWGKFLVRRKGSNFKKLNVENIQIYHYKIA, from the exons ATGGGAGAGGTAGACCCAGCTTTCATCCAAGACCTAGAACACAGACCAAAGCTCTCCATAATCCAAGCTGAAGGAATTCCCATAATTGACCTCTCTCCAATATCCAACCACACAGTTTCAGATCCATCTTCCATTGAAAACTTAGTGAAGCAGATAGGGAGTGCATGCAAGGAATGGGGTTTCTTCCAAGTAACCAACCATGGGGTGCCCCTCACTCTAAGGCAAAACATTGAGAAAGCCTCAAGATTGTTCTTTGCACAGAATTTGGAGGAGAAAAGAAAGGTTAGCAGAGATGAGAGTTCTCCAAATGGTTACTATGACACAGAACACACCAAGAACATTAGGGACTGGAAAGAAGTCTTTGATTTTCAAGCCAAAGACCCCACTTTCATCCCTGTCACTTTTGATGAACATGATGATCGAGTCACTCACTGGACTAATCATTCTCCTCAATACCCTCCAAACTTTAG GGATATAATCGAAGAGTATGTTCAAGAGGTGGAAAAGCTGTCCTTTAAGCTGTTGGAGATTATAGCTCTGAGCTTAGGCCTTGAGGCAAAGAGGTTTGAAGAGTTTTTCATCAAAGATCAAACTAGCTTTATTCGACTCAACCACTATCCTCCATGCCCTTCCCCTCATCTAGCTCTTGGTGTTGGTCGACACAAGGACATTGGAGCCTTAACCATTCTTGCACAAGATGATGTTGGAGGACTTGAAGTCAAACGCAAAGCAGATCAAGAGTGGATAAGAGTGAAACCTACACCAGGTGCTTATATAATCAACGTTGGTGATCTTATTCAG GTTTGGAGCAATGACTTATATGAGAGTGTGGAACACAGAGCGATGGTTAACTCTGAGAAAGAAAGGTTTTCCATACCTTTTTTCTTATTCCCTGCACACTACACTGAAGTCAAGCCTTTGGAGGAGTTGACAAATGACCAAAACCCTGCAAAATATAGGCCATACAATTGGGGCAAGTTTCTTGTCCGTAGAAAGGGCAGCAATTTCAAGAAACTAAATGTGGAGAATATTCAGATTTATCATTATAAGATAGCTTAA
- the LOC102660303 gene encoding RING-H2 finger protein ATL58 produces the protein MEPQRFSTILVSELLEEDDESVTLMPGDIFKFSVHVYYRPINPGTRIRGSLVHRSPSRCIPCHNFFQEGREFFRRMLWRVPLYVESPEDIIENLMSTIGERFLHVDAAASPSPPPPSSESPHREIPFELTILILDTFNLELHAALVEESMLSFKMIPASNEAIETLLKKSTVMTRSESPCSICLEDLEINDECGTMPCKHVFHSQCIVTWLQTSHMCALCRYPLPFKKDCD, from the coding sequence ATGGAACCACAAAGATTCTCTACTATTCTCGTATCGGAGTTGTTGGAAGAGGATGATGAGAGTGTGACCCTTATGCCTGGTGATATTTTCAAATTCAGCGTTCATGTTTACTATCGCCCTATCAATCCAGGTACTCGGATCCGAGGAAGCTTAGTTCACCGCTCTCCTTCTCGATGCATACCCTGCCACAATTTCTTCCAAGAGGGGAGAGAATTCTTTAGGAGAATGTTGTGGCGCGTACCCCTCTATGTGGAATCTCCTGAGGATATAATAGAAAACCTCATGTCTACCATCGGAGAACGGTTCTTGCATGTTGATGCCGCTgcttctccttctcctcctcctccttcttcagAATCTCCACACCGAGAGATTCCTTTCGAATTGACCATTCTCATATTAGATACTTTTAATCTCGAACTGCATGCAGCTTTGGTGGAAGAGTCTATGCTGAGTTTCAAAATGATCCCAGCATCTAACGAAGCCATCGAAACGTTGTTGAAGAAATCTACGGTTATGACACGGAGCGAGAGTCCTTGTTCTATCTGCTTGGAAGATTTGGAAATCAATGATGAGTGCGGCACAATGCCATGCAAGCATGTGTTTCATTCACAGTGTATTGTGACCTGGCTGCAAACAAGTCATATGTGTGCCTTGTGTCGCTACCCTTTGCCGTTTAAAAAagattgtgattga